A region of Dictyoglomus sp. NZ13-RE01 DNA encodes the following proteins:
- a CDS encoding type II restriction endonuclease, with the protein MVKEPDKYKKLGFNSLDEYANYFFSTLLPSNKTYEYFVDWEKVKENIFRYLNEISLLNTLSRVPSNQRKERFIEIIKEYPRVVKVIPVLIAERIKNSHIDIFDPDLEELIRIDLDINNIDETSLQKITEFVEKVGVLALFSEIKDLYDYLMGVEVGIDTNARKNRSGKIFEDMVEGKLRKILRSYKILRNDTNFSLYKQHTKFKTKTHDFTIYKDNLERPIAIVECSFYNISGSKEISISESYEELSNLARNLNISFIWVTDGPAWIKMKGQILHSIRNIDWILNYKMLELIKFIVEK; encoded by the coding sequence ATGGTGAAAGAGCCAGATAAATACAAAAAGTTAGGATTTAACAGCCTTGATGAATATGCAAATTACTTTTTTAGTACCCTTCTTCCAAGCAATAAAACTTATGAATATTTTGTAGATTGGGAAAAGGTCAAAGAGAACATATTTAGATATCTCAATGAAATATCATTATTAAATACTCTTTCTCGGGTTCCTTCTAATCAGAGAAAAGAAAGGTTTATAGAAATAATAAAGGAATATCCAAGGGTAGTTAAAGTAATTCCGGTACTTATTGCGGAAAGAATAAAAAATTCCCATATAGATATTTTTGATCCTGATTTAGAGGAACTTATTAGGATAGATTTAGATATTAATAATATTGATGAAACTTCCCTTCAAAAAATAACAGAATTTGTTGAGAAGGTAGGGGTATTGGCTCTATTCTCAGAGATAAAGGATTTATATGATTATCTAATGGGTGTAGAAGTGGGTATTGATACAAATGCAAGGAAAAATAGAAGTGGAAAGATTTTTGAAGATATGGTAGAGGGAAAGCTAAGAAAAATTCTTAGATCTTATAAAATATTAAGGAATGATACAAATTTTTCATTATATAAACAACATACAAAATTCAAGACTAAAACTCATGATTTTACTATTTATAAAGATAATTTAGAAAGACCAATAGCAATTGTTGAGTGCAGTTTTTATAATATATCAGGGAGTAAGGAAATATCTATATCAGAAAGTTATGAAGAATTATCTAATTTAGCAAGAAATCTAAATATCTCCTTCATATGGGTTACCGATGGTCCTGCTTGGATTAAAATGAAAGGACAAATTCTCCATTCTATTAGAAATATTGATTGGATTTTGAATTACAAAATGCTGGAATTAATAAAATTCATCGTGGAAAAATAA
- the cysK gene encoding cysteine synthase A, with translation MGEIRNNILELIGNTPLVRLNKIVDEDMAEVVAKIEFFNPGGSVKDRIALAMIESAEKEGLLKKGSVIIEPTSGNTGIGLAMVCAVKGYKCILTMPETVTIERKKILEAYGAEVILTPSSEGMAGAVKKAEELLKEIPNSFMPQQFKNPANPAIHKKTTAIEIWNAVDGKIDAFVAGVGTGGTITGVGEFLKEKNKNIKIVAVEPEKSPVLSGGAPGPHKIQGIGAGFIPDVLNLKIIDEIIKVSDESAIETAKSLAKKEGIFVGISAGANTFAALKVARELGRGKRVVVILPDTGERYLSVFSNGG, from the coding sequence ATGGGAGAGATAAGGAACAATATATTGGAGCTAATAGGAAATACTCCTCTTGTTAGGCTGAATAAAATTGTTGATGAAGATATGGCAGAGGTTGTAGCAAAAATTGAATTTTTCAATCCTGGTGGAAGTGTAAAGGATAGAATTGCTTTAGCAATGATTGAGTCTGCAGAAAAAGAAGGCTTATTAAAAAAGGGTTCTGTAATTATCGAGCCTACCAGTGGAAATACAGGAATTGGACTTGCAATGGTATGTGCTGTGAAAGGATACAAATGTATATTAACGATGCCTGAGACTGTAACTATTGAGAGAAAAAAAATATTAGAAGCCTATGGTGCAGAGGTAATTTTAACACCATCTTCTGAAGGTATGGCGGGAGCAGTTAAAAAAGCAGAGGAACTTCTAAAAGAAATTCCAAATAGTTTTATGCCCCAGCAATTTAAAAATCCCGCAAACCCTGCCATCCACAAAAAAACTACTGCTATTGAAATATGGAATGCTGTGGATGGGAAAATAGATGCCTTTGTAGCAGGAGTAGGTACTGGAGGAACCATTACAGGAGTTGGGGAATTTTTAAAGGAGAAAAATAAAAATATTAAGATAGTTGCTGTTGAGCCTGAAAAAAGCCCTGTTCTTTCAGGAGGAGCTCCAGGTCCCCATAAGATTCAAGGGATAGGAGCAGGATTTATCCCTGATGTACTCAATTTAAAGATCATTGATGAGATCATTAAGGTAAGTGATGAGTCCGCCATAGAAACTGCCAAAAGTCTTGCTAAAAAGGAGGGCATCTTTGTAGGTATATCCGCAGGTGCCAACACTTTTGCTGCATTAAAAGTAGCAAGGGAGCTTGGAAGAGGGAAAAGAGTGGTGGTTATCCTCCCAGATACAGGAGAAAGATATTTATCAGTCTTCTCCAACGGAGGATAA
- a CDS encoding aryldialkylphosphatase, whose product MIMTVRGKIEDDDLGKTLIHEHILVDFRGAEFSKDKGYFIDEVVEIVLPYLLEIKELGYKTFVDCTPAYIGRDPELLLKLSNMSGLNIITNTGFYCAGNDKYIPRFAYDMTEKEISNIWIEEWKNGINGSVRPGFIKIGVDPGPLREIEKKIVKSACLTYHETGLTIACHTGEAQCALEVLSIIKDYDVPTSSLIIVHADGIEKEVIWNLAEEGCFIEFDSVGGRPLEYHVDLIRKAVEKGVEDRLLISHDAGWYNVGEKDGGKERFRPYTTIEKELIPELEKYFSKALSQKLLIDNPKRALSIKKQ is encoded by the coding sequence ATGATAATGACTGTGAGAGGGAAAATAGAGGATGATGATTTGGGGAAAACCCTAATTCATGAGCACATCTTGGTAGATTTTAGAGGAGCAGAGTTTAGCAAGGATAAGGGATATTTTATAGATGAGGTTGTTGAGATAGTTCTTCCCTATTTATTAGAGATAAAAGAATTGGGTTATAAGACTTTTGTAGATTGTACTCCTGCTTATATCGGAAGGGATCCAGAATTACTTTTAAAGCTTTCTAATATGTCAGGCTTGAATATTATTACAAATACAGGATTTTATTGTGCAGGAAATGATAAATATATTCCGAGATTTGCCTATGATATGACTGAGAAGGAAATTTCTAACATTTGGATAGAAGAATGGAAGAATGGTATAAATGGGAGTGTCAGACCTGGGTTCATAAAAATTGGTGTTGACCCAGGACCATTGAGAGAAATAGAGAAGAAAATTGTGAAAAGTGCTTGTCTTACCTATCATGAGACAGGGCTTACTATAGCATGCCATACAGGAGAAGCTCAATGTGCTTTGGAGGTTTTGTCTATTATAAAAGATTATGATGTTCCCACTTCTTCTCTGATCATAGTTCATGCGGATGGTATAGAAAAAGAGGTTATATGGAATTTGGCAGAGGAAGGGTGTTTTATAGAGTTTGATTCAGTTGGAGGAAGACCTTTAGAATACCATGTTGATTTAATTAGAAAGGCTGTAGAAAAAGGGGTTGAAGATAGGCTTTTGATCTCTCATGATGCAGGTTGGTATAATGTTGGAGAAAAGGATGGAGGTAAAGAAAGGTTTAGACCCTACACAACCATTGAGAAAGAACTTATTCCAGAGCTTGAAAAATATTTTTCTAAGGCTCTTTCTCAAAAGTTATTAATAGATAATCCCAAGAGGGCTCTCTCTATTAAAAAACAATAG
- a CDS encoding multidrug ABC transporter ATP-binding protein yields the protein MRKILKYLRPYLHFLILAPLFMVVEVICDLYQPTFLARIVDEGLLKHNLPFIINTGLKMVGVALIGLVGGVGCGIFANFASQNFSADLRKDLFKKIQSFSFSNIDKFHTSSLITRLTNDITQLQNAVTMSLTIVVRAPLLFIGGIIMAVSINRSLSTIFLFVIPLLSFIFIFIMKKSFPLFTEMQKRIDGLNRVVRENLAGIRIVRAFMRSDFEKERFRKANEMLMNAVKRAIRLTVYGMPLFMLVMNFSMIFVLWYGGFQVKSGTMQVGEIMAYINYMMQIMFSLMMIGNILMFISRASASVERINEILDEKVSIESKEKPVKKTIERGEVVFDHVYFSYNSDEYVLKDISFIAKPSEIVAIIGTTGSGKSTLVNLIPRLYDVSSGRVLIDDVDVRDYDLEGLRSSIAMVPQDTILFTGTIRENILFGREDATEEVIESAKIAQAHNFIMNLPQGYDTVIGERGVTLSGGQKQRIAIARAIIRKPKILILDDCTSAVDFATEQRILRGLKEIMKNSTTFIIAQRISTVMNADKIIVMDRGRISGIGKHEELLKSNKVYQEIFKSQLGEEGIEYA from the coding sequence ATGCGGAAAATTCTAAAGTATTTAAGACCATATCTTCATTTTTTAATTCTTGCCCCACTATTTATGGTAGTAGAGGTTATCTGTGATCTTTATCAGCCTACCTTTCTTGCAAGAATTGTGGACGAAGGACTACTAAAACATAATCTTCCTTTTATCATAAATACTGGGCTTAAGATGGTAGGAGTTGCCTTGATTGGTCTTGTTGGGGGAGTTGGCTGTGGTATCTTTGCAAACTTTGCTTCACAAAATTTTAGTGCGGACTTAAGAAAGGATTTATTTAAAAAGATACAATCCTTCTCCTTTTCCAATATAGATAAGTTTCATACATCTTCATTAATTACAAGATTAACCAATGATATTACTCAATTGCAAAATGCCGTTACTATGTCTTTAACAATAGTTGTTAGAGCTCCTCTTCTTTTTATCGGTGGAATTATAATGGCTGTTTCAATAAATAGGAGTTTGTCCACTATCTTTCTTTTTGTTATTCCCCTTTTATCCTTTATTTTTATCTTTATTATGAAAAAGAGTTTTCCATTATTTACTGAAATGCAAAAAAGAATAGATGGGTTAAATAGGGTTGTTAGGGAGAACTTGGCAGGAATTAGGATTGTAAGGGCATTTATGAGAAGTGATTTTGAAAAGGAAAGATTCAGGAAGGCAAATGAAATGCTAATGAATGCGGTTAAGAGAGCCATAAGATTAACTGTATATGGTATGCCTCTTTTTATGTTGGTGATGAATTTCAGTATGATTTTTGTTTTGTGGTATGGAGGATTTCAGGTAAAAAGTGGCACCATGCAGGTAGGAGAGATCATGGCATATATAAATTACATGATGCAGATTATGTTTTCTCTTATGATGATTGGAAACATTTTGATGTTTATATCAAGGGCATCTGCCTCTGTTGAAAGAATAAATGAGATATTAGATGAGAAAGTTTCCATTGAAAGTAAGGAAAAACCTGTAAAAAAGACCATTGAGAGGGGAGAAGTTGTTTTTGATCATGTTTATTTTAGTTATAACAGTGATGAGTATGTTTTAAAAGATATTTCTTTTATTGCTAAGCCCTCAGAGATTGTTGCTATTATTGGAACTACAGGCTCAGGTAAATCTACGTTAGTAAATCTGATACCAAGGTTATACGATGTTTCTTCTGGAAGGGTTTTGATTGATGATGTGGATGTTAGAGATTATGATCTGGAGGGACTTAGAAGTTCAATTGCTATGGTGCCTCAAGATACTATTCTTTTTACAGGGACCATTAGGGAGAATATATTATTTGGGAGAGAAGATGCAACAGAAGAAGTCATAGAGTCTGCAAAGATTGCCCAAGCCCACAATTTCATCATGAATTTACCACAAGGTTATGATACTGTTATTGGAGAAAGAGGAGTTACACTATCAGGAGGACAAAAACAAAGGATTGCCATTGCAAGAGCCATCATTAGAAAGCCTAAGATCCTTATTCTTGATGATTGTACCTCTGCAGTAGATTTTGCTACTGAGCAAAGGATTTTGAGAGGATTAAAGGAAATCATGAAAAATTCTACAACCTTTATTATTGCACAAAGAATAAGTACTGTTATGAATGCGGATAAGATTATTGTGATGGATAGGGGAAGAATATCAGGAATAGGAAAGCATGAAGAACTCTTGAAGAGTAACAAGGTATATCAGGAGATCTTTAAGTCGCAGCTTGGTGAGGAGGGAATAGAGTATGCGTGA
- a CDS encoding prepilin-type cleavage/methylation domain-containing protein, with protein sequence MRDGFTLLEVLVVILILGILSAIALPLYFDAIHQAKRNAQLHNMKLIKEGLEIYKLKYKTYSQDAWAFTTYFLYNSEYFSETLICPYNNKPYQAIQWQPSYTNWDDIWNWVEASNNYQNIYYKLEESGNYALTYYSR encoded by the coding sequence ATGAGAGATGGATTTACTTTATTAGAGGTTTTGGTAGTAATCTTGATTTTAGGAATCTTATCCGCAATTGCCCTTCCTTTATATTTTGATGCTATTCATCAGGCAAAAAGAAATGCACAGCTTCATAACATGAAACTAATAAAAGAAGGGTTAGAAATTTACAAGTTAAAGTACAAAACTTATTCCCAAGACGCATGGGCTTTTACTACGTATTTTCTATATAATAGTGAATATTTTTCTGAAACCTTGATTTGTCCATACAATAACAAACCCTATCAAGCTATTCAATGGCAACCTTCTTATACTAATTGGGATGATATTTGGAATTGGGTAGAGGCGAGTAATAATTATCAAAATATTTATTATAAGTTAGAGGAAAGTGGAAATTATGCCTTAACTTATTATTCCCGCTAA
- a CDS encoding DNA methylase: MKEVTQEEYLEFIKENDIIVIEDVQIKLRKTWNIKSFSPPEEYELEKSTVWSFPERGSWATHVGDYRGNWSPYIPRNLILKYSQKGDWILDQMMGSGTTLVEAKLLGRNAIGVDINLSAVMLARDRLNFSYNPLLEEYKEPIIKTYFGDARNLDKIENDSIDLIATHPPYANIISYSKKNRLENDLSQLPLEEYLLEMRKVAEEAFRVLKPGKICAILIGDTRKHKHYIPLAFRVMEVFLDVGFILKEDIIKVQWNMKTTREKWSFRNYDFYLISHEHIFVFRKPEDTKEYKKYKFSIKW, from the coding sequence ATGAAAGAGGTAACTCAAGAGGAATATCTTGAGTTTATTAAAGAAAATGACATCATTGTTATTGAAGATGTTCAGATAAAGCTAAGGAAAACCTGGAATATTAAGAGCTTTTCTCCCCCTGAGGAGTATGAATTAGAAAAAAGTACCGTTTGGAGCTTTCCAGAGAGAGGAAGCTGGGCTACCCATGTGGGAGATTATAGAGGGAATTGGTCCCCTTACATCCCGAGAAACCTAATATTAAAATATTCTCAAAAGGGAGATTGGATTTTGGACCAGATGATGGGAAGTGGAACTACTTTGGTAGAGGCAAAGCTTTTGGGAAGAAATGCTATAGGGGTAGATATAAATTTAAGTGCAGTTATGTTGGCAAGAGACAGACTGAATTTTTCCTACAATCCCCTTTTAGAGGAGTATAAAGAGCCTATTATTAAAACTTACTTTGGAGATGCGAGAAATTTAGATAAAATTGAAAATGACAGTATAGATCTTATAGCCACTCACCCTCCCTATGCTAATATAATCTCTTATTCAAAAAAGAATAGGCTTGAGAATGATTTATCACAGCTTCCCCTTGAAGAGTATTTACTTGAAATGAGAAAAGTTGCTGAAGAGGCTTTTAGGGTATTAAAGCCTGGTAAGATATGTGCCATATTAATTGGAGATACAAGGAAACACAAGCATTATATTCCTCTTGCTTTTAGAGTTATGGAAGTTTTTTTAGATGTTGGTTTTATTTTGAAGGAAGATATTATAAAGGTCCAATGGAATATGAAGACTACAAGAGAAAAATGGAGTTTTAGAAATTATGATTTTTACCTAATTTCTCATGAACATATATTTGTATTTAGAAAACCTGAAGATACAAAAGAATATAAAAAGTACAAGTTTAGTATTAAATGGTGA
- a CDS encoding multidrug ABC transporter ATP-binding protein: MRDQRRMGPGPIFRGPGGRPPLRSYTDVKVKDPWGTLRKLIGYLGIFKVRLLIAFLLVLISSLLGILGPFLIGKAIDNYIVPKRFEGFFNFLLFLGGIYVLGAVLAWIQGYLMLDTTQRLVFKMREDLFNKIHALPLKYFDLRPYGDIMSRFTNDIDNIGFVLGNSIIQMFSGIITLAGIFIMMLRVNVTLTFISMITIPLTIFVTEFISRRTRNLFYANQSILGKLNSIIEEDVSGLKIIKIFNREKKEYEKFSVVNEELRRVGVWAQIYSRIIGPIMNLLNNLSFAIIAGFGGWFAFRGLISIGTISVFLSYSRQFTRPINELANQFNMIQSAIASAERIFEVMAEEEEKEDDKNLIELKEVKGEVEFRNVYFSYKPGVPVLKNINFRALPGQKIAIVGPTGAGKTTIASLIARFYDVDEGSILLDGIDIRKIEKSSLRANLGIVLQDTYLFSETVMENIRYGRLSATDEEVKEAARLAHAEEFILSLPKGYYTVLSEDGGSLSQGQRQLIAIARAILADPKILILDEATSNVDTMTERYIQSAMLRLMEGRTSFIIAHRLSTIKNADLILVVNHGEIIERGTHEELLRKRGFYYNLYMSQFSEVELSSVGED; encoded by the coding sequence ATGCGTGATCAGAGAAGGATGGGACCAGGACCCATATTTAGAGGACCAGGTGGAAGACCACCTTTAAGGAGTTATACGGATGTTAAGGTAAAGGATCCATGGGGAACCCTTAGAAAATTAATTGGTTACTTAGGTATATTTAAGGTTAGATTACTTATTGCTTTTCTTTTAGTATTGATTTCTTCCTTGCTGGGAATTTTAGGACCATTCCTAATTGGAAAAGCAATTGATAATTATATAGTGCCAAAGAGGTTTGAGGGATTTTTTAACTTTTTATTATTTCTTGGAGGAATATATGTTTTAGGGGCAGTTTTGGCTTGGATTCAGGGGTATTTAATGCTGGATACTACACAAAGGCTTGTTTTTAAAATGAGAGAGGATTTATTTAATAAGATTCATGCACTTCCCTTGAAATATTTTGATCTGAGACCCTATGGAGATATTATGAGTAGGTTTACCAATGATATAGATAATATTGGTTTTGTACTGGGAAATAGCATTATCCAGATGTTTTCAGGGATTATAACCTTAGCAGGAATCTTTATTATGATGTTAAGGGTAAATGTAACCCTTACTTTTATAAGTATGATTACTATTCCTCTTACTATTTTTGTAACAGAGTTTATTTCACGAAGGACAAGAAATTTATTTTATGCTAATCAATCGATATTAGGTAAATTGAATAGCATAATTGAAGAGGATGTTTCAGGACTTAAGATTATAAAAATATTCAATAGGGAGAAGAAAGAGTATGAAAAATTCTCTGTAGTAAATGAGGAGCTGAGAAGGGTAGGAGTATGGGCACAGATTTATTCACGTATTATTGGTCCTATTATGAACCTTCTTAATAACCTAAGCTTTGCTATTATTGCAGGATTTGGCGGTTGGTTTGCCTTCAGGGGACTCATATCCATTGGAACTATCTCTGTATTTTTAAGTTACTCAAGACAATTTACAAGACCAATAAATGAACTTGCCAACCAATTTAATATGATACAGTCCGCCATTGCAAGTGCAGAGAGAATCTTTGAGGTTATGGCGGAAGAGGAAGAGAAAGAGGATGATAAAAACTTAATAGAGTTAAAAGAGGTAAAAGGAGAGGTAGAATTTAGAAATGTTTATTTCTCCTACAAGCCAGGTGTACCAGTGCTAAAAAATATTAATTTTAGGGCTCTTCCTGGTCAAAAAATAGCCATCGTAGGTCCAACAGGAGCTGGAAAGACAACTATAGCAAGCTTAATTGCACGTTTTTATGATGTAGATGAGGGAAGTATATTATTAGATGGAATAGATATTAGAAAGATAGAGAAGAGTAGTTTAAGGGCTAATTTGGGTATTGTTTTACAAGATACTTATCTTTTTTCAGAAACAGTAATGGAAAATATTAGATATGGAAGACTTTCTGCTACTGATGAGGAAGTAAAAGAAGCTGCAAGGCTTGCACATGCAGAGGAGTTTATCTTGAGCCTGCCAAAAGGCTATTATACTGTACTTTCTGAAGATGGAGGAAGCCTTAGTCAGGGACAAAGACAGCTCATTGCTATTGCAAGGGCTATTTTGGCGGATCCTAAGATATTAATTTTAGATGAGGCAACCAGCAACGTAGATACTATGACAGAAAGATACATACAATCCGCCATGCTTAGACTAATGGAGGGAAGAACAAGTTTTATTATAGCTCATAGGCTAAGCACCATAAAAAATGCAGATCTAATCCTCGTGGTAAACCACGGAGAAATAATTGAGAGGGGTACCCACGAAGAACTATTAAGAAAGAGGGGCTTTTACTACAATCTTTATATGAGCCAGTTCAGTGAAGTGGAGTTATCCTCCGTTGGAGAAGACTGA